Proteins found in one Triticum aestivum cultivar Chinese Spring chromosome 4D, IWGSC CS RefSeq v2.1, whole genome shotgun sequence genomic segment:
- the LOC123099326 gene encoding histidine-containing phosphotransfer protein 2-like: MAAAALRARLNTHISRMYAEGVVEEETFEQLREDGTATEVARLFINEAYEILHDIDIRMEEPEVDIDEVEALTQQLMECASSVGAQQVKLACMHFGDFYAIKCKQGCLVSLDLVRNLYCIVRNDVEIMIQLEDQIAACGPK; encoded by the exons ATGGCGGCCGCAGCACTGAGGGCCCGGCTCAACACGCACATCTCCAGAATGTACGCCGAG GGCGTGGTGGAGGAGGAGACCTTCGAGCAGCTGCGGGAGGACGGCACCGCCACCGAGGTCGCCCGCCTCTTCATCAACGAAGCCTACGAGATCCTCCACGACATCGACATCCGGAT GGAGGAGCCGGAAGTGGACATCGACGAGGTGGAAGCCCTGACGCAGCAGCTCATGGAGTGCGCCTCCAG TGTTGGTGCACAGCAAGTGAAACTCGCCTGCATGCATTTCGGCGATTTCTATGCAATAAAATGCAAACAAGG GTGCCTTGTGTCATTGGATCTTGTTAGGAATTTGTACTGTATTGTGCGCAATGACGTGGAGATCATGATTCAG CTGGAGGATCAGATCGCGGCCTGTGGTCCTAAGTAA
- the LOC123099325 gene encoding histidine-containing phosphotransfer protein 2, which produces MSAAQIRAEINGLIASKFAEGTVDQYFLQLYVMRRYKKIRKGMVVEVMERFLQDADKILTEIAVLLNEPQLDYDKVEGIADQLEGCSSSSVGAKRVNLSCVEYFHPEAKTEEGNQPVVDFDKVDALVQQLKGCSSSVGANKLSVSCMHFRRFNHSKSKEGYLIALAPIMNEFCDVRNMFLTILQMEEQVDALGPKY; this is translated from the exons ATGTCGGCCGCCCAGATCAGGGCCGAGATCAACGGCCTTATCGCCTCCAAGTTCGCCGAG GGTACGGTGGATCAGTATTTCTTGCAGCTGTACGTGATGCGGAGGTACAAGAAGATACGCAAGGGCATGGTCGTTGAGGTCATGGAACGCTTCCTCCAAGACGCTGACAAGATCCTCACCGAAATCGCCGTCTTGCT GAACGAGCCCCAGCTGGACTACGACAAGGTGGAGGGGATCGCGGATCAGCTCGAGGGGTGCAGCAGCAGCAG TGTTGGTGCTAAGAGAGTCAACCTCTCATGCGTGGAGTACTTCCATCCTGAGGCAAAAACCGAAGAAGG GAACCAGCCAGTGGTGGACTTCGACAAGGTGGACGCCCTCGTGCAGCAGCTCAAGGGGTGTAGCTCCAG TGTTGGTGCTAACAAACTGAGCGTCTCATGCATGCACTTCCGTCGGTTCAATCATTCAAAATCCAAAGAAGG GTACCTCATTGCATTGGCTCCTATTATGAATGAGTTCTGTGATGTGCGCAACATGTTCCTCACCATACTGCAG ATGGAGGAACAGGTCGATGCCTTGGGCCCTAAGTACTAG
- the LOC123099327 gene encoding uncharacterized protein isoform X2: MYLALFLQELSGDEGGFDKALLKFYMNQKVKCLNRKLSSAGRRNVEPRNVFFVEESIVSVLYMRVIWFFPFSFIIVGLNSALPSSLAVATAMHFFQCLQNFPCKR; this comes from the exons atgtatctagcactgttTTTGCAAGAACTTTCTGGTGATGAAGGAGGTTTTGACAAAGCTCTTTTGAAGTTCTATATGAATCAA AAAGTAAAATGCTTGAATAGGAAATTATCATCTGCTGGGAGAAGGAATGTG gAACCTCGTAATGTCTTCTTCGTCGAGGAATCCATTGTCTCCGTCTTGTACATGCGAGTCATCTGGTTCTTTCCATTCTCCTTCATTATTGTG GGATTAAATTCTGCTCTGCCATCTTCGCTTGCTGTTGCTACGGCAATGCATTTCTTCCAATGTCTGCAGA ATTTTCCATGTAAGAGATGA
- the LOC123099327 gene encoding uncharacterized protein isoform X1 codes for MYLALFLQELSGDEGGFDKALLKFYMNQKVKCLNRKLSSAGRRNVEPRNVFFVEESIVSVLYMRVIWFFPFSFIIVGLNSALPSSLAVATAMHFFQCLQSKLKYFPCKR; via the exons atgtatctagcactgttTTTGCAAGAACTTTCTGGTGATGAAGGAGGTTTTGACAAAGCTCTTTTGAAGTTCTATATGAATCAA AAAGTAAAATGCTTGAATAGGAAATTATCATCTGCTGGGAGAAGGAATGTG gAACCTCGTAATGTCTTCTTCGTCGAGGAATCCATTGTCTCCGTCTTGTACATGCGAGTCATCTGGTTCTTTCCATTCTCCTTCATTATTGTG GGATTAAATTCTGCTCTGCCATCTTCGCTTGCTGTTGCTACGGCAATGCATTTCTTCCAATGTCTGCAGAGTAAGTTAAAAT ATTTTCCATGTAAGAGATGA
- the LOC123099329 gene encoding histidine-containing phosphotransfer protein 2-like: MAAAIRGQINVLIATMFTTGLVDDAFLQLQRMREQGSVTPAHVVEVMNRFLNDAERIINDITGLMIEPEVDFDKVDGLVQQLKVACSSVGAKRLNLCCVQHFTPEARNKDGYLEALGRVRFQFYDLRSMFKIIMELEQHLAACGPK; this comes from the exons ATGGCAGCCGCGATAAGGGGCCAGATCAACGTCCTCATCGCCACCATGTTCACCACG GGTCTGGTGGACGACGCTTTCTTGCAGCTGCAGAGGATGCGGGAGCAGGGCAGCGTAACCCCGGCCCACGTCGTTGAGGTCATGAACCGCTTCCTCAACGACGCCGAGAGGATCATCAACGACATCACCGGCCTGAT GATCGAGCCAGAGGTGGACTTCGACAAGGTGGACGGCCTCGTGCAGCAGCTGAAGGTGGCCTGCAGCAG TGTTGGTGCTAAGAGATTGAACCTCTGCTGCGTGCAACACTTCACTCCTGAGGCAAGAAACAAAGACGG GTACCTCGAGGCACTGGGTCGTGTCAGGTTTCAGTTCTACGATTTACGCAGCATGTTCAAGATCATAATGGAG CTGGAGCAGCATCTTGCGGCATGTGGTCCTAAGTAG